One Suricata suricatta isolate VVHF042 chromosome X, meerkat_22Aug2017_6uvM2_HiC, whole genome shotgun sequence genomic region harbors:
- the SPRY3 gene encoding protein sprouty homolog 3 translates to MDAAVTDDFQQILPIEQLRSTHASNDYVERPPVPCKQALSSPSLIVQTHKSDWSLATMPTALPRSLSQCHQLQPLPQHLSQSSIASSMSHSTTASDQRLLASITPSPSGQSIVRTQPGAGPHPKVDGALKGEAEQSSVHPSEHLFICEECGRCKCVLCTAARPLPSCWLCNQRCLCSAESLLDYGTCLCCVKGLFYHCSTDDEDNCADEPCSCGPSSCFVRWAAMSLISLFLPCLCCYLPTRGCLHLCQQAYDSLRRPGCRCKRHTNTVCRKISSGSAPFPKAQEKSV, encoded by the coding sequence ATGGATGCTGCAGTGACAGATGATTTCCAACAAATTCTCCCTATTGAACAGCTGCGCTCTACTCATGCTAGCAATGATTATGTGGAACGGCCTCCAGTCCCCTGTAAACAGGCCCTCTCCAGCCCTTCACTTATAGTGCAAACCCACAAATCTGATTGGTCCCTGGCTACCATGCCCACTGCTCTTCCCCGCAGTCTCAGCCAGTGCCATCAACTGCAGCCCCTGCCTCAGCATCTGAGCCAATCTAGCATTGCTAGCTCCATGTCCCATAGCACCACTGCCTCCGATCAAAGGCTCTTGGCCAGCATTACCCCCTCACCTTCAGGCCAGTCCATCGTCCGAACGCAGCCTGGAGCAGGGCCCCACCCAAAGGTCGATGGTGCTCTGAAGGGAGAAGCGGAGCAATCTTCAGTGCACCCCAGTGAGCACCTCTTCATCTGCGAGGAGTGTGGGCGTTGCAAATGTGTCCTCTGCACAGCAGCTCGTCCTCTCCCCTCCTGCTGGCTGTGCAACCAGCGTTGCCTTTGCTCTGCTGAGAGCCTCCTAGATTATGGCACTTGCCTTTGCTGTGTTAAGGGCCTCTTCTACCACTGCTCCACTGATGATGAAGACAACTGCGCTGATGAGCCCTGCTCCTGTGGGCCTAGCTCTTGCTTTGTCCGCTGGGCAGCCATGAGCCTCATCTCCCTCTTCCTACCTTGCCTGTGCTGCTACCTGCCTACCCGTGGATGCCTCCATCTGTGCCAGCAGGCCTACGACAGCCTCCGGCGGCCAGGCTGCCGCTGTAAGAGGCACACCAACACTGTGTGCAGAAAAATCTCTTCTGGTAGTGCACCGTTCCCCAAGGCCCAGGAGAAGTCTGTATGA